A part of Neovison vison isolate M4711 chromosome 8, ASM_NN_V1, whole genome shotgun sequence genomic DNA contains:
- the RBPJL gene encoding recombining binding protein suppressor of hairless-like protein, which yields MSPEGGEWGPSVAMDPVRATDPSAPPGPLTHLSLPDSSEARPQSGAHGRSLPGNWTRSSPERVTVLREGVRQCLQQQGAQTVRILHAKVAQKSYGNEKRFFCPPPCVYLAGPGWRVKPVQGQAHQAGETGPTVCGYMGLDGASGSAAETQKLNFEEQPDSREFGCAKTLYISDADKRKHFRLVLRLVHRGGRELGTFHSRLIKVISKPSQKKQSLKNTDLCISSGSKVSLFNRLRSQTVSTRYLSVEDGAFVASARQWAAFTLHLADEHCSQGDFPPREGYVRYGSLVQLVCTVTGLTLPPMIIRKVAKQCALLDVDEPISQLHKCAFQFPGDPPGGVGTYLCLATDKVVQFQASPCPKEANRELLNDSSCWTIIGTEAVEFSFSTSLAWTREPVTPVPLLNTLELSGGGDVATLELHGENFHSGLKVWFGDVEAETMYRSPRSLVCVVPDVAAFGSDWRWLRTPITVPVSLVRADGLFYPSAFSFTYTPEYSARPGPPGAPEPAPDADALLESIHHEFTRTNFHLFIQT from the exons ATGAGCCCGGAGGGCGGTGAGTGGGGCCCGAGTGTGGCCATGGACCCTGTACGGGCAACAG ACCCCTCAGCGCCCCCAGGCCCTTTGACTCACCTGAGCCTTCCGGACAGCTCGGAGGCGCGGCCGCAGAGCGGAGCCCACGGGCGGAGCCTCCCAGGCAATTGGACCAG gtCCTCCCCAGAGCGCGTCACGGTCCTGAGGGAAGGCGTGCGCCAGTGCCTGCAGCAACAGGGTGCGCAAACTGTGCGGATCCTGCACGCCAAGGTAGCCCAGAAGTCCTACGGAAATGAGAAGCG GTTCTTCTGCCCCCCGCCCTGTGTCTACCTCGCAGGTCCCGGCTGGAGAGTGAAGCCAGTGCAGGGCCAAG CCCACCAGGCAGGGGAAACCGGGCCCACGGTCTGCGGTTACATGGGACTGGACGGCGCGTCCGGCAGCGCCGCCGAGACGCAAAAGTTGAATTTCGAAGAGCAGCCGGACTCCAGG GAATTCGGTTGCGCCAAGACCCTGTACATCTCGGACGCAGACAAGAGGAAGCACTTCCGACTGGTGCTGCGTCTGGTGCACAGAGGGGGCCGAGAGCTGGGCACCTTCCACAGCCGCCTCATCAAGGTCATCTCGAAGCCCTCGCAGAAGAAGCAGTCGCTGAAAAACACCGACC TGTGCATATCCTCGGGCTCAAAGGTCTCTCTCTTCAACCGCCTGCGCTCCCAGACCGTGTCCACGCGCTACCTCTCTGTGGAGGACGGGGCCTTCGTGGCCAGCGCTCGCCAGTGGGCTGCTTTCACACTCCACCTGG CTGATGAACACTGTTCTCAGGGGGACTTCCCGCCTCGAGAAGGCTACGTCCGCTATGGCTCCCTAGTGCAACTTGTCTGTACTGTCACAGGCCTCACACTACCTCCAATG ATCATCCGCAAAGTAGCCAAACAGTGCGCCCTCCTTGACGTGGACGAGCCCATCTCTCAACTGCACAAGTGTGCATTCCAATTTCCTGGTGATCCTCCCGGAGGGGTGGGCACTTACTTATGCCTGGCTACAGACAAGGTGGTGCAATTCCAG gcctccccctgccccaaggAGGCAAACAGGGAGCTGCTCAACGACAGCTCTTGCTGGACCATCATCGGCACCGAGGCGGTGGAGTTCTCCTTCAGCACCAGCCTGGCGTGGACGCGGGAGCCGGTCACTCCGGTGCCCCTCCTCAACACCCTGGAG CTGAGCGGTGGGGGCGACGTGGCCACGCTGGAACTCCACGGTGAGAACTTCCACTCGGGGCTCAAGGTGTGGTTCGGGGACGTGGAGGCGGAAACCATGTACAG GAGCCCGCGGTCCCTGGTGTGCGTCGTGCCCGACGTAGCCGCCTTCGGCAGCGACTGGCGCTGGCTGCGCACACCCATCACTGTGCCCGTGAGCCTGGTGCGCGCCGACGGCCTCTTCTACCCCAGCGCCTTCTCCTTCACCTACACCCCGGAGTACAGCGCGAGGCCCGGCCCCCCGGGCGCCCCGGAGCCCGCCCCCGACGCCGACGCGCTGCTGGAGAGCATCCACCACGAGTTCACACGCACCAACTTCCACCTCTTCATCCAGACTTAG